The Onychomys torridus chromosome 2, mOncTor1.1, whole genome shotgun sequence sequence gactctgagtgtgtgtgtgtgtgtgtgtgtgtgtgtgtgtgtgtgtgtgtgtgtgtgagagagagagagagagagagagagagagagagagagacagagacagagagagagagacagagagagagagagagagagagagagagagagagaagggtgacgggggagagagaaagatggctATAGAGTGAACAGAAAGAACAAGGTCCAAGATTTGACCCatgaacaatttttttgtttggttttttgagacagggtttctctgtgtggctttggagcctttcctggatctcactctgtagcccaggctgccctcaaactcagagatctgcctgcctccacctcctgagtgctagtattaaaggtgtgagccaccactgcctggcaacacatgaacaattttaaagataaatttaagatacacatttttaaacaaagactGATGTTTCTCTTTATCCATTATAGGAGAACTGAAGAGAACCCAATAAAACAATTCCTAGATGTATATTTACAGCACTGCCTCTGATAACTGTGGTGTATTTACTGGCTAACATTTCCTACTTGACGGTTCTGACTCCCAGGGAAATCTTTTCAACAGGTTAGTATACAAAtgaaaagacaataaataaagtGCAATCCTTTCAGTACAGTTAAGTGTTATTTTTTGTCGTTTTTTGCTATTTATTACGAATTCATACTGATGATTATTCTTTATTGaatccattcatttttttaaaaatctgattgaAAAGTGTATGATTTGGTTTAGAAGCAAGATTCATGTTCCAGCACAGCCTTGCATTTTCTAATAACCTGAAAAGGTATGTATAGTGCTGGCAGATGTCATAGATCAGATTCAAAACATTAGTTATTGCTTTTGTGATCTCAACAGAGTGACACAATGCAATCAGTagtaggatttttaaaaactttcaaaatgTTTGCTTTTCAATAATTTGAGTAAcaccaagaaagacaaatttgAAATTTATGATATTGGTTGAATGAGGAAAAACTGAATGTTAATTGATGactattattaatatataaaatgtttatcgTAAAGAACTCTAAAATTTTGTGGTGGATAAGGATCCTGAATATATTGAAAATTTTTTAGAAATTCTTGTCTTACAGCCTAAAttttagaatgaaaacaaaaagaatataccagGTATTGTGATGCTTACCTGTAATTCAGAATAAGCAAAGCTGTGTCAGGATGTAATGACTTTAAAACAAGCCTGAATAAATAGACAGACCATATATGTAAGTAAGTGTTCATGAATTGAAAGACTATCATGAGATAAATAAGCACCCTAAATCCTAAACTGAACAACAGATTCAAAGGATAAAATGAAATATGGGttagaaaaaaagttaaacaagGAAAATTGAATGCCAGCAATTTTCTCATACCATTTTTCAAGTTCTAGTTATCACCTTCTGAGATAAGTTTATCACTAGATGTTCTGGAACTAACCCATTTTGAGCAACTATTCTTATTTTGTTAAGTGAGTGTCTGAAGCATTGGATGTAAATCTAAGTGAAGCTTTAGAAAACACACTAtttattgacataaaactacataCTTATGTAGTATTATGTGGTGGTTCATTATATTATATTCAATGTGTAATactaaaaatcattattttcGTCTCCATAAAcacaatcatttatttatttgtggagcATTCAAGCCTAAGAAAAGGTTTAACAACAGCAAATTGCCTCAAGTAAAATGTGACTGCTCTCCAGAATGTTGTCTTGTGGTGTGTCTTTCCAGGGTTGACATGTTATCAGTCTAGGTATCCTAGTGAGGAGAGCATAAATGAAACCAAGTTTTTTTGTGGGAACAAACCAAATGTAACCCTGGATAAACCTAGACAATGACTCACTAACTGCTCTGGCTCTTAGTGTCCATCTGTAACATTAGCTGTGGGTGTGACCACAGCCACTGGCCATCAGGAATGGCTGCTGCAATTTCTTGAGGCTGGTATTTATTATGCCTGACAGTGTTCTTGACATTTTGATTATTTATGAATTGGAAAACTTTCTCTGGCATGTTGTAATGACTGAAGTCATTGTGTAGTTAGCACAGTAGTTAGGGCTTGGGTGGGAAACTTGGGAAGTTTCTGACTAATGTTGCTAGTAGTTTGGTTTTTACTGCTTCTTCTTTGGGGCTTCTAATCCACAGACTTAATGTAAACTCCAAATTACTATAGGTAAATTTTAATACCTATTCTTTTATTATATTAGGAATTTAAATTAAAGAATTATTCAGAACCATATGCAAAAATGTAGATTTATGGAAAGTCACTGTATCATCATCAGTTATGGCAGGACAAAAGTAAATTTCACCAAAATAACCAGTAGTTTCCAGTAAATGACATAAGTAAGTCTGTATAACAGAGCACTCAGAGCCTTGAAAAGGTCATATTGTTGGTGGATACTAAGAGGACAATGGTTATAACGTATGAATAACAGAAATGGCAGGCTCTAGATTCTCATGAAATAGGAACTTGTGAACAACAGTGGTCAGCTGGGATGGGACTGTGGgtgatttgttatttattattaatactaAATTTAAATAGGTTCATAACTTATATGACTAGTGTGGAAAGTTACCAACAAAAGAAATAAGCACTTAAAGTTATGAGTTCAAAGGGTTGGGGGTAGATTTTGCCACTTGAGCATAACAAAAAGACCTCACAGTTTTGTAAAGGAAAAGTGGGATATTTATAACACAGTATGAATTGGATGTTACATTTTATTCAAGGCACAGTGGTTGAAATTACAACAATCTTCTCTATTAGTTCCTGTGTAAGGTGTACAAGTCTCAGTGTCAGATCTCTGACCtgttctcttgctttctgttcccttaagggaaaaaaggaaacttACATTGTGAAAAGTTCTACAAAGAAGGATGTCCCATTAGAATGAGGGATGTGGACATAGCATTGTAAGGATTCCTGGGTCCACCATTTTCACCCTAAGAACAAAAGTGTTCCAGAAATCCTGTCAACAGAGTGTTCACACAGTCTTCTAGAGGCTTCTCAGCCATGCTAAAACTAGGGATATTAACCTATGGCAAGACAGTATGGAACATAAAGAGGTTATTCGGAGACAGAAGCTAAGGCTTCCTTGTTCTGCTGGTAGGAAGCTTGTCTCAAGTGTCAGGTGTGTTTAAGGGGTTGGATATGTAAGTGGAGATTTTAGAATTAGTTTcctgataggtagatagatacattCATTTTTGGAGGGTAACTTTGTAAAATTTCTCTCACTGAAGAATGCATACACTCACAAGTCCCTCTTCAAAGAAGTCCCACCTCTAGTACCTCAGTGGGTAATTACAGAACTATTTAGAACCGAACATGTGAGGAGTTAAGTCAAATATTCAAATGCTGACATTCTCAGGAGCATCATGTctgaattattttacttttgatgaTTTTTCAGTaactcatttatttcttccttttccttttttggatACGCAGGCTTGATATATGCCCTGGGTTGCCTGCAATAAACTCCTTCTGCCCCCTGCTGTCcaagttctagcatgacaggTGTGTTCCACCAAGCTCAGCTTTAAAGCACATTGTCTAAGAAAACACTAAGAAAAAGTTATATAAATCTATCAATACAGAATGAGTACATGACTTATCTTTAAAGAACAGAATAGTGAGACTTATCTAAAACACTTATAtggatgtgtatgtgcatataatcaaaatatgttaGAAAGTGAACAAAAGCAAATTCAatgttcattttacattttaccaAAGACATGTATGAAgtagtttttaaatgaaataaatatggaaatgaataaaacaatgaaaaccatCACTTGTTGAATAGAGttaagaggaagggaggagtatTGTGAATAACTTTTTCTACTCAATGCTGGCAGAGCTACACATGGCCTGTCTCTGGTTGTCTTAAATCAATCACACTACAGAACACCCACTAAGAAATCGAGGGAAATTTCCATTGCAGTGCAGGGAAATCATTTCTAACTCTGCCTGAAAGTGTGCAGTGTGAGTGTCTGGAGGAGCAACAGCAAGGCATTACTTGAAATTAATTAGAGCTGCAGCATGGGGTTCTTTTAAGTAACACCACAAATTGTGGGAGGTTCAAGAGAAAAGCAATGTGACACTCGGGTCTTTTTTAAATGGGCTAATAGCTGGGCATAGGTGATATGTGTCTATAATTTCAGAACTTAGGAAACTGAGACATGaggatagtgagtttgaggttaacctgagctacacagcaagttcttgGACAGTTTGAGTTACATAGAAGACCctatttctaaatgaaaaaacatttgaaaatcttATGGCTTGTTATGGCTCAGTATACTGAAGTCCTAGGGACTCTCCTAGAAACCAACTACCTATGTATAAAATGGTGACTCAAAGGACATCTAACCCCCAAGGACATTAGGCTCCGCTCTGCTCATTCTCTTGAAACCTGAAGAATTATCACTCTGTTAGAACCCTCTGCCCAGCAACATGTATCTACATAATACAAATTTGCCTCAAGCGAATTCCCACAAATGATGGGTATTGCTGATTTTTGTACCACCTAACATGGTTAAACCAATGTTCATAATATCTCTTCACCTTGAAGcaccaaaggaaataaaaaagaatgttctaTACCAGTTGGCCCACTACAGGAGTTCCCAGCTTCAATATCATCAACAATTTGGAGTGTGTGAATTTTGTTTTggggttctgggtattgaacatAGAGCCTCGAGGATGACAAGTGTTCTGACATTGAGCTAATTCTTTGAAGCTCTCCTGACCATCACCAGAACACATGACTGCTACTCACTAGGATGCTAACAGCAAACTCCTACCTAATTTATGGAACATCAGACAACTCACCAGACATTGTCACATGACTCCCGAGGAGCAAAGTCACCTctagctgagaaccactgtttagAAACTTAGACAAGCTTCAGAAGTTATAAGTATTTTAACTATTTGTGATGTCTATGTTCATCTTCTATGTACTTTACGTTGCACTAACGAATTCCTCCCAAGTGCCTGCCTTGAGGAGATTTCTGtcagggtccagaacagatgcTACAAGCAGCTAAGgatactaatctgagggatattcgatgaatctaagcacactgagttctttagtccatttactttattcttctaagtcaattctatctacatagtttcttttctgttctcatagtTAGCTCTTCTCAGTCCCTGCTGCGCTCAGTCCTTTCTGATGTTCTCATGTCTATCCACTTCTTTCCGTCTTcatcctcatcttgttcttctcaGTCAATCCCCCGTGCTGGGAGGgaaccagtatatatacacatgcagtaattctttggcaaagcaacATGAGGTTTGAAGTTTCAGAGTTGCAGAGAGAGGTGATGAGGATCCACACATGAAgcaataattgtcagcttccaattacaaccccaaaggggagtgactaaagggaagttctctggtagggtcaactaaagaCTAAGATCAAtcagggaatttatgtgctcaaactataatctagaaatggaaTGTTAGGGGTCAGTAAGTCACTAGAAAGTCAACTGTCTTTGGTGCCACTTCTGCCCCCActcacccccaacccctccacccccactcaTCCCAGCTGCAGTTGCTTTTTCATAAGGAAGGGGACATATGCTCAatggctaagcaacctatgttAGGGCATGTAGCATTTGATTAGTAAAAGCACCTTCattcagagtaattgctgaggagaaaaatctaggaatagcacctggctgaggaggaattaaaacttaattttcacaagaaagaagcttggcacctatcaccTTCCTGGCATTGAtggcaatctccttgggtcagtggaaagtaactgccttaactcagtaactagcaagtggataaaacatcatcccaggaatgtgagcagcaAATCTCTTAATTttgggtcttgtgtaaataacccaggGTAAAGGTAAGgcgttgaggatttaattgttagtggttcttttctctatctgtgagtgagatgagctaatgtttatctatgtgcagaTTTGTCCTTGGGAAAaagtatctttgctgaaatacttttgtccagagaatgaCCCTGGCCAGACTTATGTTAATGAacaataaacacagctggggacagttatctaattaccccaaatgtataggcaaagttgtgcccaagattgagcTGCAATCATGAGATTTTATGTACACTAACATGGAGATGCACAgcaaatggggagaatcatagctgctATTGCACAAGTAGTTTACAATAAGAGatagccagttcattcaaaaggcagtaattccataacgccTTGCCTGATGGCTTCTTCTAACGGAACCCTCAGTTCAGATAGGTTGCCCTTCTGAACTCTAGCTGTCACTGCTCTGTACTCCATGGATTTTTGCTGCCAGCGGCTCTCAATATTGCACTGCAGTTGGATGAGTCTCACTTCTTTGTAAACAGCGCTCTGCTGCTCTTTTCTGACTCTGGGGGAGTTTGTCAGCATTCTATATGCTAGTTTTAGACAATAAGCATGACTTCAATTTTTCCTTCAACACAATTAATACACTCCTTAAGTAGTTATTAAAAATTAACTATGTTGTGCCGGTCAGTGAGTATATTAATCATGCTATATACAAGATAGGAGGGATCTGTGTCTTCATGAAGCTCCTGGTCTTCGGGGGAAGACATTAAAAAGAACCATTCATTGTGCACTGTGATGAACTAAAATGGACATAAACCTAAGTTATGACTTAAATGtgaaaaaggaaataacaaaGTTAAAATCTCTTTTTAGCTTTTGTTGACTTTGTGAAATATTATTGTTTAATcattagatttttctttctcaacacacttgcttttgtgtatttttttctctgcagATGCTGTGGCTATTACATGGACTGACAGAGTCATCCCCCAATTAACATGGACTGTTCCCTTTGCTATTTCTGCCTCATTGTTTAGTAACCTCGTGATTAATGTACTTGAGTCAGCAAGAGTGGCATACACTGCAGGCGAGCATGGCCAGCTGCCCTTGATGTTCAGTACCCTTAATGTTCACTCATCCCCCTTCATAGCTGTGCTTCTAAATGTCAGTATGGGATCCATTGCAATCATCTTAACAAACTTAATTGAACTGATCAACTATCTTTATTTTATGGATTCAATTTGGACTATGTTATCCATGATAGGAATCCTGAAACTGAGGTACCAAGAGCCCAATCTACACAGACCTTATAAGGTAAATGTGAGCTGGGTAAATTTGTTCTATGTGAAGCAAGATACTTAACTGTATTGGGGGAATATATTCAGAAGATGCAGGAGTAGATAGGTTGTCACTCAGCAACTTGAGAAGCAAATCATGACAATCTCGTCttcatttctaaatttaaatttttgttcattGGCTCTACCCAATAGAAAACCTCTAAAGTTCCACTTAAGGATTCAGGTAAGACAAAGGTAGTTCTTTAGGTAAAGGACAGGGCATTCTGAATCTCTTGACAtggtatttctttgtttagttacATTCCTATCTATGCATGCCATTATCCTCTATAGTCAGGAGCAGATTTAACAAATGAGAAATAGATGCTATTCTGTGTAGTTAGAGTGTTTTGCCTGGcccacaaatctctctcacctgccaggcccatagactctcagacccaaccaagtaaacacacagaaatttatatttacaaactgtgtggccgtggcagacttcttgttatctagttcttctatcttaaattaacccatttctattaatctatatttttccacgtggcttgtggcttaccagtaccttacatctttcttgtcttgggaggggctggcagtgtcttttcgccccagccttcactttccagaattctcttctctgcttgccccgcctatacttcctgcctggctactggccaatcagtgttttattttaaacaatcagagcaacacatttgacatacttgaacatccctcAGCAattctgtaattccaacacttttTGCTTAACAACAAATTCTGTCTCTTCAACTTTTCTACTTATGAACTTTCGTCCTAGATGAGGAAATAGTTCATAGGAGAGGGGATGGTACTTTAATCCTAGAAGAAGAAATCTTCCTTGGAAGATTGTTGGGATCTTCACTGTGTCCTAGAAACTCCTTTTGAATAAGCTATGCCATCTATACCCACAGTGGTCATCTCACCAGCAAATGTTTATGACTATTTCCATTCATGAAGACCCAAAAAGAAGTTCATTTTCTTAAATCATACCTTCACCAACAGGAGTCTCCAACACTTTTCTTTTTGGGGCATTTATCTGAGTGCTGAACATATCTACCTAACAAAGTATCTTATTTGGTCTGATTTTATCATTAGCATAGTATTTTTGCTTGTGTAAATATGTAGCTACCACACATGGATTTTCACATCTAAttactttattaaattttatctttttaggtATTTTTGCCATTCACAGTCATAGCAATGGCCATCAGCCTGTGCTTGGTCTTGATTCCCCTTGTCAAGTCTCCAAAGATGCATTACATCTATgtgctcctcttccttctcagtgGACTGCTGTTTTACGTGCCATTGATACACTTTAAAGTGAAGTTGATTTGGTTTGAGAAGCTGACCTGCTATCTGCAATTACTGTTTAATATTTGCATCCCTGATATATCTGATAAACAGACACACTCCTTTTAGAAgcaaatttcaaataaaaaaaacttaattatggtaactttcaaaactgaaataatgtaaataaaagtaCCCAAGAAAGGTCTGGctttaaaataaggaaacaatTGTTACATATGATCAAAGCTCTGCTTTGATGCAAAAATTTAAGTTTCAGTTTATGTAATTCCATATACAAATGATGTATTTTCCATTTGCTTATTCTCTATAGCTTCCATTTTCTATTGAATTTCTAGTTTCCTTAAAATCAAAattagttatttaaatttttttaaaaaaaatgttctctttatATTTCTTGAGTGCTATTTTAGTGCTTATTTGAAGATAAAAAGATCAATTTTATCTGTCTTGTTTGCATTTCCTTGTTAGTGTTGTAGATTTGGTCTCACCATAGGTCCCTGGGATAACTAGTCTCAaattcttggtcactcaagcagtgtccATTTCCTGAAGTGGGCCTtgagtcaaatcagttattggttgatTATtccataagctttgtgccactattgccctagcatatcttaaagaaaaagggtgtgtggctggcttggtgttatatttcttttttgatacCATATAGAGTATCTCCCTGTAACAAAGACACTGAAACACAGGAATAAAGGCTCTGTGTTGACATCTCCATTTTCACTGATTGTGTAGGTGTTGTTACCAGTAATGGAGCCTTACAGTCGGTATGTGGAGAGTAACCTATAGTCTTGGTAACAGCCTGGATCATTTGGGGGATTCACTTGGTGCCCCTTTGAATagcaactcaattagatgtaacccaatcccaaTATTAGAAGCATCATGTGGTGATAGGAAATGGCTAGTTGGTACTCTatttcccccattatttggcaatttcatttagatcaccttcatatatgtatatattttaggaaatttatACAGTATTAGGTTTCTGTAATACCTCTTGAATACCCCTTAATTTTATCTGCCAGCTCCTGTATTTCATCCCCAAGTCCCTCTTCCATACCCAACATCACTTGATTCCAGCCCCCATTTTATCAAGATCTATCTATTCTACTTAattttcctaatgagatctatctGCTCCCTATAGTACCTAACTCTATACCTACCTCTGTGGTTTTTATTGTAGCTTGGTATTGACTTAATACCCAACACTctcatataagtgaatacataccacattttcttccttgGTCTGGGATACATCACTTAAGATgattttttatgtctttttttcttttctttatttgtacttatttttatatccagacctgcagtttcccctccttcctcttctcccagtccctactcacccaacctcccctctgctccatccccatccacttctcctcaGTTCTATTTAGAAATACGCAATCCTCCTGTGATATCATCAAAACATGCAACAAAACATGGTGCATTGCAGGAAGACTAAGCACTTCCTTTATATTAAGGGTAGACAATGTAACCTAGTCTCCAAGGGAGACCCAAGTTTTCCCTCTTGATCCCTCCATGTTACTTAgtttctctggatctgtggattgtagcatggttatcctttgctttatagctaatatccacttataagtgagtacataccatgtttgtctttctgggtctcttATTACACCACCCAGAATGTGACACAATCTAATATCACCTGAAGGGAGTCTCAAGGAGGGGTTTTCTAGATCAGGTTGTATTGTAGGCATGATTGTGGAAGATATCCTTGATTACATTAGTTGATGTAGGAAGATCCATTCCGCTGTGAGGCTCTCCATCCCACGCTTGGGTCCTAGAATGTTTAGGAAGAATATAGAAAGTAGGTTGAGGTGTGCAGACAtgcattcattctttctctctctgcatttgACTGTGATGTAATATGACAAACTGTTTCCAATGCCTGCTACCTTGACTTCCCATCAGTGAAGgattataatttgaaataaagagATAGAATTAGACCTTTCTCTGCTAAGTTGCttttattagtatattttatcatggcaatagaaattAAAACTAGGGCAATAGGCAAAATGAGTGATTTTCCTAACTCAACTGCActagaagcagaaaggtaaatgaaatgtcatttcaagagcatcatgaccaaaagcagcgtggggtggggtggggcatagggagtttatttggcttatacttctaaaTTACAGTTCATTATCAAAGATAGCTGATATGTTTCTGCTGATGCAAAAGGGCAGATCAGAAAAGACTGAAAGCAGATAAATACAAGTTTATGGGCATTGCTCCTAGGTGGGTTTGTAGATCCCaaataatggggctggagaagctGAGCACCAGGGTGAAGGCAAGGAGTTTTTAATAGACCTTAGGTGAGGGGTGATGACCTGCCAGCCCATAGATGGGACTGTGTCCAAGTATAGTGAAAAGCTAACCCCTGAGAAGGCACTTGGGTGGGCTGGTCATGTCAGAAAGGCAGTTGCAACATCTGCCAGAaatgtggaactgggcttttgGTACCATTCTGTTCCAAGTTTTCTCCGTGTGGGTGGGATTAGGGGAAGTAGGACAGACAGTGTTTCCTAGCTTGTCTTGGACTAGATACCAGCTAGTGAGGCACTAAAGCCTCAAGAGGCCCTTAGGGACTAAATGAATACTGTGTCAGCTTCAGAGAAGGATTATTTCTGCTAGGTTAATGAGTCTTTCTGAAAATGTACCCTGAACAGCCACCCCCATACAGCTGCCTGAACcacattatttctatttctaaataataaaCATGGCTCCCATCTCACACCAACTAAGCATTGTGTGCAGAGAGAACAAAGGCATTTTCTCTTCAGAGCAGAATATCTTAGATCTCATGTTGTCTGACCCTGACTCCTGCCCCGAGACTCCCCACAGTGTCCTGCTATTGACACTCCTGATGCTACAGGTGACGTTGTCTCAGTAGAATCCATTCCTCCTTGCCTGTGGGTCTGCCCTGCTTATAGAATTCAGGAGCTCCAGAAAAACACAGCAACTGCCACAGAAGGGGAAATGAGGGCACTGTCTGTGATCCCTATGAGCACTGGCTCCATAGGTCCATCAGCTGCAGAGGTAGCCAGAAGTGCCCAACCAGATCATACTTCAAATAGCAATGAAATTTTAATGCCTCATTTGACAAAATTCTCTTCAGAAGAATTATATTTAAATCCCTCCAACTCTAAGCCCCTTCAGAAGTGGAGCTCTCTCAGAAGCAGCTGATGGTGCTGCCTAAAGTCAACCTCAGCACTCTATGCTCACCCACTGAGGCTGTGCAGTCTGAGACATAAGTAGTAGATGTGGACAAAGCCCCACCCTCCCTCAGTGTGGTTCTTCATTGTATCTTCTGTCCTGCACCTTCCCTTCACATAATGAGTCTTACCATCTACTTCCACCTCCTTAAAGGGTaccaggttttctttttaatggcaACTGTCTTGCCAGGGTTACCATAATAATGTACTATAAGCTGAATGGCTAAAAACAATACTCAAACATGTCCTCACAATTCTTGAGTCTAGAATCCCAGACAGAAGATGTTCGCTGGGCTGTTCTCTTCTTAGTTCTCTCTCCCTGCATTGTAGGTAGCATCTTTCCCTGTCTTCACATGGGATCCTTCCTCTGCCTATCTTTGTGTATGTCCTCTCCTTGCATGATGGATGGAGTCACACTCCATGGACTCAGAtcattttaattactgtttctctAAAGATTTAGTGCCAAATACAGTTATATTTGTAGGCTACTGGGTTATAGCTTTGATGTATTGAGAACATTATTGTCATCCTATAACAGTTCTGCACacactctttttcttttgactgtttctaattttatttatttgggcatTGTCTCAATGGTTTTTAAATATAATGGacactttttcttattttaacattttacaaCACCAATTCTTTGATTCATTAATTGCTTATATTGTTTTTTAGTATTCATTGTCTTTtcgtgtgttagtgtgtgtggtggtattgtgttccccaaaatattgtgcaccctaataaatttatctggggtcagagaacagacagccactagatacggagccaaaaatggtggctagaaaatgggtcagagcaagccatagcagaagctagctggtggcggtgcacgcctttaatcccagcacttgggaggcagagctaggcggatctctatgtgttcaaggatacagtcagcatggagacacatacctttaaacccagaaagcaagcctttaatcccagggagtgatggcagaaagagaaagatatataaggcatggagaccaaaaactagcagcatttggctggttaagcattcaggctttcgagcagcagttcagctgagagccatttggatgaggactcagaagcttgcagtctgaggaaacaagaccagctgaggaactagcgaggtgaggtagctgtgacttgttctgcttatctgatcttccagcattcaccccaataactggcctcaggtttgattttataagaCCTGTTATGATTCGtgctacaagtgtgtgtgtgtatgtttacaaaatgtgtgtacttgtatatgtacatgtatgcctGTCTGTGTACAAgtattcatgtgtgcatgcagacacatgcatgcagtgtgtgtgtgtgtgtgtgtgtgtgtgtgtgtgt is a genomic window containing:
- the LOC118578102 gene encoding solute carrier family 7 member 13-like, with the translated sequence MDKGKQIKLKRDLGYFWGVNFLIINIIGAGIFVSPKGVLEYSCMNVGVSLCIWAVCAVLSMTSTLCFAEIGIAFPYSGAHYYFIRRCFGPFIAFLNLWTSLFLGPGLAASQALLLAEYGIQPFYPSCSAPNLPKKCLALAVLWIVGILNSRGVKELSWLQAVSTVLKMGILGFISLSGVFMLVRGKKENVGRLQNAFDAEFPEISQIIEAVFQGYFAFSGGGCFTYVAGNYQSSGVGGIKPNKTIPRCIFTALPLITVVYLLANISYLTVLTPREIFSTDAVAITWTDRVIPQLTWTVPFAISASLFSNLVINVLESARVAYTAGEHGQLPLMFSTLNVHSSPFIAVLLNVSMGSIAIILTNLIELINYLYFMDSIWTMLSMIGILKLRYQEPNLHRPYKVFLPFTVIAMAISLCLVLIPLVKSPKMHYIYVLLFLLSGLLFYVPLIHFKVKLIWFEKLTCYLQLLFNICIPDISDKQTHSF